In Flavobacteriales bacterium, a single genomic region encodes these proteins:
- a CDS encoding T9SS type A sorting domain-containing protein, giving the protein MKKYLLIGTMLTLFSEVSAQFVVFNNGADVTVNSGCIVTIQTGDLDNGSGTIDNAGRITVNGNLANDDEITGAGSNTGIFNVSGNWENNSVFTADQSLVNLNGANQQVMGSAVTTFFNLNLLGSGFKSLQIDAEVLGDLSLNDRELRTNSNTLHVLNPSSLAVTESGGFVSSTGAGRLSWNTNSTDSYVFPLGSTVGTLRIRPLAITPNATSANTFAARFANVDATTDGFDVTQFDPALCFVNDQFYYQIDQVAGTDAADVTQYYVAADDGDWENGAHWQGTPQWEDMTNEVAGTVGGYSTVTNPAWSDFSQPAFALANALPDVSIDAVPTLCGQADPVQLNASPAGGSFYGTGVSNGMFNPAFAGTGQHVISYVYANPFGCENTAEITIEVTDAPLVTITSSNNGALQLCAGETMDLIATSGFVDYEWNTTDQTESITVSTGGQYSVTVTDANGCTGTSAVANVTVQPLPSPVISANGSLNFCEGESVLLSTAPNQGTYEWAITGGTNPTTAATQSGDYFVTVTNQYGCQGVSNTITLDVTPMIQSTIIANGNTLTVDPPGTGYQWFLNGDPIPGATDISYDAIQSGNYYVQYIGPNGCPTTTTTLEFTLQTGVEELGVFDALDVYPNPGSGFINVRGQLPSAENVSIQVTNMLGQALMPAVQINKTINFNQSVDISQFANGVYFLRIQAADSRVVVRYIKS; this is encoded by the coding sequence ATGAAGAAGTATTTACTGATCGGAACGATGCTCACGCTCTTTTCTGAAGTTTCCGCGCAGTTCGTGGTCTTCAACAACGGAGCTGATGTAACGGTCAATTCTGGCTGTATCGTAACCATCCAGACCGGTGATCTTGACAATGGTTCGGGAACGATCGATAATGCAGGAAGGATCACGGTGAATGGAAATCTTGCAAACGATGATGAGATCACGGGTGCAGGTAGCAATACTGGAATTTTCAATGTGAGTGGAAACTGGGAGAACAATTCAGTTTTTACAGCAGATCAAAGTTTGGTGAATCTGAACGGGGCCAACCAACAGGTCATGGGATCTGCTGTCACAACTTTCTTCAACCTCAATTTGCTTGGTTCCGGATTTAAAAGCCTGCAGATCGATGCCGAAGTTCTCGGTGACCTCAGTTTGAATGACAGAGAACTCAGAACCAATTCCAATACGCTTCACGTTCTCAACCCATCTTCCTTGGCTGTTACAGAGTCGGGAGGGTTTGTAAGCAGTACGGGGGCTGGTCGCCTTTCTTGGAATACGAACAGTACTGACAGTTACGTTTTCCCGCTTGGAAGTACAGTAGGAACGTTGCGGATCCGTCCATTGGCCATTACTCCGAATGCCACCTCGGCCAACACATTTGCTGCGCGCTTTGCCAATGTCGATGCAACTACCGATGGGTTTGATGTCACCCAGTTCGACCCGGCTCTTTGCTTTGTAAACGACCAATTTTACTACCAGATCGATCAGGTTGCCGGTACTGACGCGGCTGACGTTACTCAGTATTACGTTGCAGCAGATGATGGCGATTGGGAAAATGGTGCGCACTGGCAAGGAACGCCTCAGTGGGAGGACATGACGAATGAAGTTGCTGGAACGGTTGGTGGTTACAGTACGGTCACCAATCCTGCTTGGAGCGATTTCAGCCAACCTGCATTTGCATTGGCCAATGCGCTGCCAGATGTGAGCATTGACGCTGTACCTACGTTGTGTGGGCAGGCCGATCCTGTTCAATTGAATGCCAGTCCTGCCGGTGGTTCGTTCTACGGTACGGGAGTAAGCAATGGCATGTTCAACCCGGCATTTGCGGGTACCGGACAGCATGTGATCTCTTACGTGTATGCAAATCCATTTGGGTGTGAGAATACTGCGGAGATCACCATTGAAGTTACCGATGCACCGTTGGTCACGATCACTTCAAGTAATAATGGAGCGTTACAGCTCTGCGCGGGAGAGACAATGGATCTCATAGCAACTTCGGGTTTTGTGGATTACGAATGGAACACCACAGATCAAACCGAGTCGATCACGGTCAGTACGGGTGGACAATATTCGGTAACAGTTACAGATGCGAATGGTTGTACTGGAACTTCAGCCGTAGCCAACGTTACCGTTCAGCCACTTCCAAGCCCTGTGATCTCGGCCAATGGGTCTTTGAATTTCTGTGAAGGAGAAAGTGTGCTTCTTTCCACGGCTCCGAATCAAGGAACGTATGAGTGGGCAATTACCGGTGGCACAAATCCGACCACTGCTGCCACACAGTCTGGAGATTACTTCGTTACGGTGACCAACCAGTATGGATGTCAAGGAGTTTCCAACACGATCACATTGGATGTAACTCCAATGATTCAGTCCACTATCATTGCTAATGGTAATACACTTACTGTGGATCCTCCGGGAACCGGTTATCAGTGGTTCTTGAACGGTGATCCGATCCCTGGGGCGACCGACATCAGCTATGATGCCATCCAAAGTGGAAACTATTATGTGCAGTACATCGGCCCGAACGGTTGTCCAACAACTACCACTACTTTGGAGTTCACGCTCCAGACCGGAGTTGAAGAATTGGGGGTTTTCGATGCTTTGGATGTCTATCCGAACCCTGGTTCAGGATTCATTAACGTTCGTGGTCAGTTGCCAAGTGCGGAGAATGTTTCCATCCAAGTGACCAACATGCTGGGACAGGCGTTGATGCCTGCGGTTCAGATCAACAAGACCATCAATTTCAACCAGTCGGTAGATATCAGCCAGTTTGCAAACGGGGTTTACTTCCTACGCATTCAAGCTGCCGATAGCCGTGTGGTTGTCCGATACATCAAAAGTTAA
- a CDS encoding rhomboid family intramembrane serine protease, protein MVKGLFSSMIVPTILVIAMVLVMMAEHVFDIDLGQYGIFPRKVSRLYGILTYPFIHANWKHLFNNSTAIFILGTMLYYFYRQVASKTLLWVYLLSGIWLWIGGRANFHIGASGIVYALFGFLFMSGLLRKHLKLMALSMLVVFMYGSLVWGIFPIDHEISYEGHLFGLLAGVMVAFVYRRQGPQRPKYSWELVDEEEVPEWFPDPERIRREQAEKQLEKEQKARETSEMPISIKYIYKKHEGKEDRN, encoded by the coding sequence ATGGTCAAGGGACTGTTCTCAAGCATGATCGTACCGACAATTCTGGTCATTGCCATGGTGTTGGTGATGATGGCGGAACATGTGTTCGACATCGATCTGGGGCAGTATGGCATTTTCCCGAGAAAGGTATCTCGGCTCTACGGAATTCTCACCTATCCGTTCATTCACGCCAACTGGAAACACCTTTTCAATAACTCCACCGCCATTTTCATCCTCGGAACAATGCTCTATTATTTCTACCGTCAGGTGGCATCGAAAACGTTGCTTTGGGTGTATCTGCTAAGCGGTATTTGGCTTTGGATAGGAGGAAGGGCCAATTTCCATATCGGGGCAAGCGGAATCGTATATGCCCTTTTCGGCTTCCTATTTATGAGCGGATTGTTGCGCAAGCATCTGAAGCTGATGGCACTTTCCATGTTGGTGGTTTTCATGTACGGAAGTCTGGTCTGGGGCATTTTCCCCATCGATCATGAAATTTCTTACGAAGGGCATCTTTTCGGGCTTTTGGCAGGCGTGATGGTGGCGTTTGTTTACCGCAGGCAGGGACCGCAGCGTCCCAAATACTCGTGGGAGTTGGTGGATGAGGAAGAAGTTCCAGAGTGGTTTCCAGACCCAGAACGAATAAGAAGGGAACAGGCTGAAAAGCAGTTGGAGAAAGAGCAGAAAGCCAGAGAGACTTCGGAAATGCCCATCAGCATAAAGTACATTTACAAGAAGCATGAAGGAAAAGAAGATAGGAATTAA
- a CDS encoding metallophosphoesterase, translating to MIPLLVPILLIISIDLYFFQLVKTAISESPARLRTIISWGYWIVSIGLIVAVSWGTVQRSMPNHQRYFLFSMLLVFLVPKIIGILFLIGEDLFRVGNGLIGMARSTDTPFLGDRRRFIANAGLITAAIPFGTMIYGMVRTAYNIQIRKKTVYFDDLPPAFDGLTIAQISDIHSGSFGSSSFFREAIDKILNLKPDLIFFTGDLVNNEAVEAEPHIEEFKRLHAPMGVHSILGNHDYGDYGPWPSEEAKAANFARLKQIHRENGWNLLTNQNHTIEKDGEKLAIVGVENWGASMHFPRLGDLDKAVQGVEEIPFKILLSHDPSHWDAQVKDHPQKFQLTLSGHTHGAQFGIEIPGIKWSPAKYLYKQWAGLYEDGEQKIYVNRGLGFIGYLGRIGISPEITLLELKSKKKIA from the coding sequence ATAATCCCGCTCCTTGTTCCCATATTACTGATCATCAGTATCGATCTGTACTTTTTTCAGTTGGTGAAGACTGCAATCTCCGAATCGCCAGCGCGATTACGTACCATCATTTCTTGGGGATACTGGATTGTAAGCATAGGGCTCATCGTGGCGGTTTCGTGGGGAACAGTTCAACGCTCCATGCCAAACCATCAGCGGTATTTCCTATTCAGCATGCTTTTGGTGTTCCTTGTCCCGAAGATCATAGGCATTCTCTTTCTTATAGGTGAAGATCTGTTCCGTGTAGGAAATGGATTGATAGGAATGGCACGCTCAACAGATACGCCTTTTCTTGGCGATCGCAGGCGCTTCATTGCCAACGCTGGCCTGATCACAGCAGCAATTCCGTTTGGGACGATGATCTATGGAATGGTGCGTACGGCTTACAATATTCAGATACGTAAGAAGACGGTTTATTTCGATGACCTCCCTCCCGCTTTCGATGGTCTGACCATCGCACAGATTTCCGACATTCATTCGGGAAGTTTCGGTTCTTCCAGCTTCTTCCGCGAAGCGATTGATAAGATCCTGAATCTAAAACCTGATCTGATCTTCTTCACGGGCGACCTCGTGAACAACGAAGCAGTAGAAGCGGAACCTCACATCGAAGAATTCAAACGGCTGCATGCCCCGATGGGTGTTCATTCCATTTTGGGAAACCACGATTATGGCGATTACGGACCGTGGCCTTCAGAGGAGGCGAAAGCAGCCAACTTCGCCCGACTGAAACAGATCCATCGTGAAAATGGCTGGAATCTGCTTACTAATCAGAATCACACCATTGAAAAAGACGGAGAGAAATTGGCCATCGTTGGCGTAGAGAACTGGGGTGCATCGATGCACTTTCCGAGATTGGGCGATCTGGACAAAGCAGTACAAGGTGTTGAAGAGATTCCTTTCAAAATCCTGCTTTCGCACGACCCAAGTCATTGGGATGCGCAGGTGAAAGACCATCCTCAAAAGTTCCAACTCACTCTTTCAGGCCATACGCACGGGGCTCAGTTCGGCATCGAAATTCCTGGAATAAAGTGGAGTCCTGCCAAGTATCTGTACAAGCAATGGGCAGGGCTTTACGAAGATGGTGAGCAGAAAATCTACGTGAATCGTGGCCTTGGATTCATCGGATATTTGGGAAGAATCGGCATTTCTCCAGAAATTACCCTGTTAGAGTTGAAATCGAAGAAGAAGATCGCTTAA
- a CDS encoding acylase, which produces MKHLIACLALVAGLNFSVSADGSGYDYSITVNPENVTIVRDKWGVPHIYGKTDADVAYGLAWANAEDDFYTMQELVITGKGLAGKMLGVEGAERDFFSHALGYREVVEREFDQLSDDYVKYLEGYCQGINAYAKSHKKEIRVKGTFPVNPKDVVGSYMFALSALIGTPGAVSRIMDGTYDKDTPSDLPYGSNAFAFNSNKTPDGSSMLCINPHQPVTGPFSWYEAHLCSEEGLNIHGAMFPGSNTVFLGNNEHLGWAHTFNHLDLVDVFQLEMHPKKKHVYRFNGEWYKLEKRPVWLKVKLAKGIVFPVRRMTYWSKLGSTLESPDGNFYAIKLPGNEKVRVGEQWYRMDKASNFSEFYDALRMESISMFNVIYADENDTIMYLNNAVVPRRHEGVDYSKVVKSNSDKTLWTDFHDVEDLVQTKNPQCGWVFNTNNNPAHATCRGEWQDINDWPSYFGFGSDLGENNRAERFLELMDEPASDKVSFERMKAMKFDYEFPSTSAFQESLQNVFDISGDDFPELKPLMTAIQNWDKKASKDSRGAAAWVITFQKVFSMLGFGDGEFKHEVNVPDTTYIKALRWAKNQIDTYYGGKIPKLGEVQRHVRGDVNLPLSGFPDALAANYNEEWKDGRYKPWVADSYVHFVKWKDGKVERMETLHPFGASGRPDSPHYTDQMPLYSNQQTKVMTLNREKIFAEAEKIYHPQP; this is translated from the coding sequence ATGAAACATTTGATTGCCTGTCTTGCACTTGTTGCAGGGCTTAATTTCTCTGTGTCTGCCGATGGTAGCGGATACGACTATTCCATTACAGTAAATCCTGAAAATGTGACCATTGTCCGCGACAAGTGGGGCGTTCCGCACATTTACGGGAAAACCGATGCCGATGTGGCCTACGGACTGGCTTGGGCCAATGCCGAAGACGATTTCTACACCATGCAGGAGTTGGTCATTACTGGTAAAGGACTTGCAGGAAAAATGCTGGGCGTGGAAGGTGCAGAGCGTGATTTCTTCTCGCACGCGCTTGGCTACCGCGAAGTTGTTGAAAGGGAATTCGATCAGCTGTCTGATGATTACGTCAAGTATCTGGAAGGCTACTGCCAAGGCATCAATGCCTATGCAAAATCGCACAAGAAGGAAATCCGTGTAAAGGGAACATTCCCCGTAAACCCGAAAGATGTGGTTGGCTCGTACATGTTCGCGTTGAGCGCGTTGATCGGAACACCAGGCGCGGTGAGCCGAATTATGGATGGAACGTACGATAAGGACACGCCATCGGATCTTCCATACGGATCGAACGCCTTTGCCTTCAACAGCAACAAGACACCAGATGGAAGTTCGATGCTCTGCATCAACCCGCACCAGCCCGTCACGGGGCCATTTTCATGGTACGAGGCGCACTTGTGCAGCGAAGAAGGGCTGAACATTCACGGAGCGATGTTCCCAGGAAGCAACACGGTTTTCCTTGGAAATAATGAGCATTTGGGTTGGGCGCACACGTTCAATCACCTCGATCTTGTAGATGTTTTTCAACTTGAAATGCATCCCAAGAAAAAGCACGTGTACCGTTTTAATGGCGAGTGGTATAAACTGGAAAAGCGACCAGTTTGGCTGAAAGTGAAATTGGCCAAAGGCATCGTTTTTCCTGTGAGAAGAATGACCTACTGGAGCAAGTTAGGTTCCACGTTGGAGTCGCCTGACGGAAATTTCTACGCGATAAAATTGCCTGGGAATGAGAAGGTTCGTGTAGGCGAGCAATGGTACCGCATGGACAAAGCATCTAATTTCTCTGAATTTTATGACGCGCTTCGCATGGAATCCATCTCCATGTTCAATGTGATCTATGCCGATGAGAATGACACCATCATGTACCTGAACAATGCGGTAGTTCCAAGACGACACGAAGGTGTGGATTACTCAAAGGTTGTGAAAAGCAATTCGGACAAGACGCTTTGGACGGATTTCCATGATGTGGAAGACCTGGTGCAGACAAAAAACCCGCAATGCGGCTGGGTTTTCAATACGAACAACAATCCCGCACACGCCACATGTAGAGGTGAATGGCAAGACATCAACGATTGGCCAAGCTATTTCGGATTTGGAAGTGACCTTGGCGAGAACAACCGTGCCGAACGTTTCTTGGAGTTGATGGATGAGCCTGCATCCGATAAGGTCTCTTTTGAGCGGATGAAGGCCATGAAATTCGATTACGAATTTCCGAGCACAAGTGCATTCCAAGAATCTCTACAAAACGTATTTGATATAAGTGGAGACGATTTCCCAGAATTGAAGCCGCTGATGACAGCCATCCAGAATTGGGACAAAAAGGCCAGCAAAGACAGTCGCGGAGCTGCTGCTTGGGTCATCACGTTCCAAAAGGTTTTCAGCATGCTTGGCTTTGGAGATGGCGAGTTCAAACATGAGGTGAACGTTCCAGACACTACATATATTAAGGCGTTGCGGTGGGCAAAGAATCAGATTGACACTTACTACGGAGGTAAGATTCCCAAATTGGGCGAGGTTCAGCGCCACGTTCGTGGAGATGTGAACCTTCCGCTGAGCGGTTTCCCCGATGCGTTGGCTGCCAACTACAATGAAGAATGGAAAGATGGCCGCTACAAGCCTTGGGTTGCCGACTCGTATGTTCATTTTGTAAAATGGAAAGACGGCAAAGTGGAGCGCATGGAAACGCTTCATCCGTTCGGAGCAAGTGGTCGTCCCGATTCGCCACACTACACGGATCAGATGCCACTCTACTCCAACCAACAGACCAAGGTGATGACCTTGAACCGCGAGAAGATCTTTGCAGAGGCGGAAAAGATCTATCATCCGCAACCATGA